The Bacteroidota bacterium genome has a window encoding:
- the nusA gene encoding transcription termination factor NusA, with amino-acid sequence MQSTNLVSSFAEIAREKGIERDNLQLIVEDVFRAMIRKRYGSDESFEIIFNPDNGDIQVLHIREVVENLDLEDPVTQIELVDAVLIDEDFEVGDEVASEINILDFGRRAVMTARQTFSQRIRDIEKDNIHKTYQELIGEVVVGEIYQIRRREVLVIHNKVELLLSKDEQIYKDRYRKGDMLRAVVHEVRRDTGSNPQVIISRAAPVFMERLFELEVPEIYDGIVEIKKIVREPGDRAKVAVLSHDDRIDPVGACVGMKGVRIHAVVRELGNENIDVLEWTDDSHELIKRALSPAKPVAVTVNDKLEPPRAKVVVRADEVSQAIGRGGINIRLAAALTGYEIDIYREISDDEEDIEISEFADELDAETLKKLQDIGCDTARAVLE; translated from the coding sequence ATGCAGAGCACGAATCTTGTTTCTTCGTTTGCTGAAATTGCAAGAGAGAAAGGAATAGAGCGAGACAACCTCCAACTCATTGTGGAGGATGTCTTTCGCGCTATGATTCGTAAACGTTACGGTTCAGACGAATCGTTTGAAATTATTTTTAACCCTGACAATGGCGACATTCAGGTATTACATATCCGCGAAGTGGTAGAGAACCTTGATCTTGAGGATCCAGTGACGCAGATTGAGCTTGTAGACGCGGTATTAATCGACGAGGATTTTGAAGTAGGGGATGAAGTTGCCAGCGAGATCAATATTTTGGACTTTGGCCGGCGGGCTGTCATGACTGCACGGCAGACGTTTAGCCAGCGCATCAGGGACATCGAAAAAGACAACATCCACAAGACCTACCAGGAATTGATTGGGGAGGTGGTGGTTGGAGAAATTTATCAGATTCGCCGGCGCGAAGTTCTTGTCATCCACAATAAAGTGGAATTGTTGCTCTCAAAAGATGAGCAGATTTACAAGGATCGCTACCGGAAGGGCGATATGCTCCGGGCTGTTGTACACGAAGTACGCCGCGATACAGGGAGCAACCCGCAAGTAATAATCAGCCGTGCAGCGCCCGTGTTTATGGAGCGTCTGTTTGAGCTGGAAGTGCCTGAGATTTATGACGGCATTGTAGAAATTAAAAAAATTGTCCGTGAGCCTGGTGACCGCGCAAAGGTTGCTGTGCTTAGCCACGACGACCGAATTGACCCCGTTGGTGCCTGTGTGGGCATGAAGGGTGTTCGTATTCATGCCGTTGTGCGTGAATTGGGCAATGAGAATATTGATGTGCTTGAGTGGACAGACGATTCACATGAGCTCATCAAACGCGCCCTGTCGCCGGCAAAACCGGTTGCAGTCACCGTGAACGATAAACTGGAGCCTCCACGTGCAAAAGTAGTTGTACGTGCTGATGAGGTAAGCCAGGCTATTGGGCGGGGAGGCATCAATATCCGACTTGCGGCAGCGCTCACCGGATACGAGATTGATATCTATCGTGAAATTTCTGACGATGAAGAAGATATCGAGATTTCTGAATTTGCAGATGAACTCGATGCGGAAACTCTCAAGAAACTTCAGGATATTGGGTGTGATACAGCGCGAGCTGTACTTGAG
- the rimP gene encoding ribosome maturation factor RimP has protein sequence MNQLTVENFDTLEQRVFAIAENVLTDASHFLVAVSVRGVRGSRVVEVFIDGDAGIGVDALVKYSREISFMLDTEDFIDGKYKLDVSSPGADRPLVQLRQYKKHVDRKLKVKYEHAEGVKTLKGVLTAVGDDHVELTFANKESQHIAFSDIVESKVLLPW, from the coding sequence ATGAATCAGTTGACTGTAGAGAACTTTGATACGTTGGAGCAGCGCGTTTTCGCGATTGCTGAAAATGTATTGACTGATGCCAGTCATTTCCTCGTTGCTGTGTCTGTGCGCGGCGTGCGCGGGTCTCGTGTTGTTGAAGTATTTATAGACGGGGATGCCGGCATTGGCGTTGATGCGTTGGTTAAGTATAGCCGCGAAATTAGCTTCATGCTCGACACAGAAGACTTTATTGATGGCAAGTACAAGCTTGATGTGTCTTCACCCGGTGCGGATCGCCCGCTTGTGCAGCTACGGCAATACAAAAAGCACGTTGACCGCAAATTAAAAGTAAAATATGAACATGCAGAAGGGGTTAAAACACTGAAAGGTGTTTTGACAGCAGTTGGAGACGACCATGTTGAATTAACCTTTGCCAACAAGGAGTCCCAGCATATTGCATTTTCCGATATAGTCGAATCAAAAGTTTTGTTACCCTGGTAG
- the nadB gene encoding L-aspartate oxidase produces the protein MTARFDFLVIGSGIAGLSYALKVAEAGTVAIVTKKERAESNTNYAQGGIAAVMDASDSVEKHIQDTLIAGAGLCDERAVEIVVKEGPERVRELMELGAQFTRENDGDLHLGREGGHSENRIVHAADTTGREVERALLKGVADHPNIQIFEHHFALELLTDHHLGRHVTRLSPDITCYGAYVLNEINGSVETLLAKVTLLATGGSGHVYLHTTNPSIATGDGTAMAYRAKARIANMEFVQFHPTSLFHPDANSFLISEAVRGEGGILLNQAGERFMQQYDTRGELAPRDIVARAIDDQLKQRGEDYVLLDISHAASSMIHSHFPNIYNTCKKFGIDITQDPIPVVPAAHYQCGGVQTDAIGRTSLNRLFACGEVTCTGLHGANRLASNSLLEALVFSHRAQAEARRIVKDINWNSSVPEWDESGTERPQEWVLISHNKEELRRIMWNYVGIVRSSLRLDRALRRTQLLFEETEDFYRRSRVSSGLCELRNMIAVASLIIRSAKMRRESRGLHYMLDYKETKETERRPTLV, from the coding sequence ATGACCGCGCGCTTTGATTTTCTCGTCATCGGCAGTGGCATCGCGGGGCTTTCATATGCCTTGAAAGTTGCTGAAGCCGGCACCGTAGCAATTGTCACCAAGAAAGAGCGGGCAGAATCTAACACCAACTACGCGCAGGGTGGCATTGCCGCCGTAATGGACGCGTCGGATTCCGTCGAGAAGCACATCCAGGATACCCTCATTGCCGGCGCCGGCTTGTGCGATGAGCGGGCGGTGGAAATCGTCGTAAAAGAAGGGCCCGAGCGGGTGCGCGAATTGATGGAGCTAGGTGCCCAATTTACGCGTGAAAACGATGGCGATCTCCATCTGGGCCGCGAAGGCGGGCATTCAGAGAACAGAATTGTACACGCCGCTGATACCACGGGCCGAGAAGTGGAGCGTGCTTTGTTGAAGGGCGTGGCAGATCACCCGAATATTCAGATCTTTGAGCATCACTTTGCACTTGAATTGTTAACGGACCACCACCTGGGCCGGCATGTGACGCGCTTAAGTCCGGACATCACATGTTATGGCGCGTATGTGCTTAATGAAATAAATGGAAGCGTTGAAACGCTGCTGGCGAAGGTAACATTGCTTGCAACAGGCGGCTCCGGGCACGTTTACCTGCATACCACGAACCCGTCTATCGCCACGGGAGATGGTACGGCCATGGCGTACCGGGCCAAAGCCCGTATCGCAAACATGGAGTTTGTCCAGTTTCACCCGACAAGCCTTTTTCATCCGGACGCAAACTCGTTTTTGATTTCTGAAGCCGTGCGCGGAGAAGGGGGGATTCTGCTGAACCAGGCCGGCGAACGGTTTATGCAACAATACGATACGCGTGGTGAGCTTGCACCGCGCGATATTGTAGCGCGTGCCATAGATGACCAGCTTAAACAGCGCGGAGAGGACTATGTGCTGCTTGATATATCACATGCAGCGTCGTCGATGATTCACAGCCATTTCCCCAATATTTATAATACCTGCAAGAAATTTGGGATAGATATTACCCAGGACCCGATTCCGGTTGTGCCGGCGGCCCACTATCAGTGTGGTGGCGTGCAAACCGACGCAATCGGACGTACGTCGCTCAATCGGCTCTTTGCATGCGGTGAAGTAACCTGTACAGGATTGCACGGCGCCAATCGTCTGGCAAGTAACTCGCTGTTGGAAGCGCTCGTGTTCAGTCACAGGGCCCAGGCAGAGGCGCGGCGCATAGTGAAAGACATCAACTGGAATTCCAGTGTGCCAGAATGGGATGAGAGCGGCACAGAAAGGCCGCAAGAATGGGTTTTGATCTCGCACAACAAAGAAGAACTGCGCCGTATCATGTGGAACTATGTAGGGATTGTCCGCTCCAGCTTGCGACTCGACCGTGCGCTGCGTCGAACCCAGTTGTTGTTCGAAGAAACGGAAGATTTCTACCGGAGATCGCGCGTTTCATCAGGCCTTTGTGAGTTGCGTAACATGATTGCAGTGGCCTCCTTGATAATCCGTAGCGCTAAAATGCGCCGTGAAAGCAGGGGGTTGCATTACATGCTGGATTACAAAGAGACCAAGGAGACAGAGCGCCGGCCAACCCTTGTTTAA
- the prfB gene encoding peptide chain release factor 2 (programmed frameshift), translating to MHRTSDDIRSLLERVVTLGGYLDSAHRREKIAGLNEQRMDPNFWNNPSVAKEVEKELALEQQWIDAWNDLKGKSEDVETLIELASEGEEGLQDEIQAEAATLQRKLESLEFRNMLQGPDDNRNAILTIHPGAGGTESQDWAEMLLRMYTRWGERENYDVSMLEYQPGEGAGIKSATLHFKGAYAFGYLQSESGVHRLVRISPFDSSGRRHTSFCSVFVYPEIDDNIEIEISPDDVELQTFRSGGKGGQNVNKVETGVRYIWTGKLSNGDQPRVVAECTEERSQLQNKERAMTMLKSRLYQLERDIQEAAKSEREGSKKKIEWGSQIRSYVFQPYTMVNDHRTETKIPDIQTVMDGDLEVFIKAFLLQQAQQPT from the exons ATGCATAGAACATCAGATGATATTCGTAGCCTGTTAGAGCGTGTTGTGACGCTCGGAGGCTATCTT GACTCGGCCCATAGAAGAGAGAAAATAGCCGGCCTGAATGAGCAGCGCATGGACCCCAATTTCTGGAACAATCCTTCTGTAGCAAAAGAGGTTGAAAAAGAACTTGCGCTGGAACAGCAATGGATTGATGCCTGGAATGATCTCAAGGGTAAGTCGGAAGATGTAGAGACGCTTATTGAGCTTGCCAGCGAAGGTGAAGAGGGGTTGCAAGATGAAATTCAAGCTGAAGCGGCGACATTGCAGCGAAAGCTCGAATCACTCGAGTTTCGCAACATGTTGCAGGGGCCTGATGATAATCGCAACGCCATCCTGACCATACATCCGGGGGCTGGTGGTACCGAAAGCCAGGACTGGGCAGAGATGCTGCTTCGCATGTATACGCGATGGGGTGAGCGGGAGAACTATGATGTCTCCATGCTTGAATACCAGCCCGGTGAGGGAGCCGGCATTAAAAGTGCCACGCTCCATTTCAAAGGCGCCTATGCGTTTGGCTATTTGCAGTCAGAATCTGGCGTACATCGCCTCGTCCGCATTTCGCCATTTGATTCCAGTGGTCGCCGACATACGTCGTTTTGCAGTGTCTTTGTTTATCCCGAAATTGATGACAACATCGAAATCGAGATCAGCCCTGATGATGTTGAGCTCCAAACATTCCGTTCTGGAGGCAAAGGGGGACAGAATGTGAACAAGGTGGAAACGGGTGTGCGCTATATCTGGACGGGCAAACTCTCAAATGGAGACCAGCCGCGTGTTGTGGCAGAGTGTACCGAAGAGCGTAGCCAGTTGCAGAACAAGGAGCGCGCGATGACGATGTTGAAGAGCCGGCTTTATCAACTGGAGCGCGACATCCAGGAAGCCGCCAAGAGTGAACGTGAAGGCTCGAAAAAGAAAATTGAATGGGGTAGCCAGATTCGCTCCTATGTTTTCCAGCCGTATACTATGGTCAATGACCACCGGACCGAAACCAAAATACCGGATATACAAACTGTGATGGATGGCGACCTTGAGGTATTTATCAAGGCGTTTTTGCTTCAGCAGGCGCAACAACCCACCTGA
- a CDS encoding M1 family aminopeptidase produces MSDSPHEVRGWQLLVSSLLVLLLASCSGRRPAEVYVYEPETTEEAPIDSVNAASIQVVAASAATTTARILNYNDQQFVEPASSFDVQHTALDLAFDFPGERVIGTATHRLVATAQLLTHIQLDAKDMEIRDVSIKRPGQEFESIAFQYNNADLVISLQPGIGKTVALEVKVDYVAHPMRNGQKMGMVFVDGQGDDPSVPTQVWTLGQPEDNQFWFPGWDYPNDRMTFDLALTVPQQFSTIANGDLVEQRALADNMRRDRWVLNKPHVSYLTGFAAGEFSAVVENYQRADGTSVPLAYLVEPQHAENANLIFGETPDMMRFFERNLQVKYPWSNYKQVTVREFTARGMENTTATIMYDKLQHDARAHLDYTGRDLITHELAHQWFGNMVSSRNWANLALNEGFATYAERLYMEHADGLAVGQAHTIWDREAYFGQAQTLMRPIIWHGYGNPYDMYDRHTYEKAALVLHQLRYELGNDVWWRGVRQYLTANAYKEVTIDALQRAMEQASGKGLGGFFQQWYRRPGHPVLNVSHRFDASRGVYEIDVAQVQDSARVGLFAFDVDIEVNVPNAAPWVSRYRVATQDTTFRFAIAGDISFVRFDRGDWLPAEINVKKSIVEWQNQARYDDEPAGRYDAVVALADQPENANVRNVLLHVLQSDDAAFVREAAAAALDMYGKDEVVRPFLLKAVTGDRESGVRKQALATLAQTNDEQLKQALASAINDNSYVVTAEAIRIYADVEPLQAVQEMRPLFDVVSWDNTVETAMIDAYGRINAIEGIPYLQARMASENRESIQIAAIEALSGIAQYNPDARGSIAQYIVGKVNSPSEPVRFAIVQALEPIFDDYVVTALNRHLQGESSGRIRPIIQRMVTSGN; encoded by the coding sequence ATGTCTGATTCTCCCCATGAAGTAAGGGGCTGGCAACTCCTGGTGAGTAGTTTGCTGGTTTTGTTGTTGGCGTCTTGCTCAGGCCGCAGGCCGGCAGAGGTTTACGTCTACGAACCCGAAACTACAGAAGAAGCCCCCATTGACTCTGTTAATGCCGCTTCGATACAGGTTGTCGCAGCGTCTGCCGCTACAACAACGGCGCGCATCCTCAACTACAACGATCAGCAGTTTGTTGAGCCGGCGAGCTCGTTTGATGTCCAGCATACCGCGCTGGATCTTGCTTTTGATTTCCCCGGCGAACGGGTGATTGGAACAGCCACCCATCGGTTAGTTGCGACCGCGCAACTGCTGACGCATATCCAACTGGATGCAAAAGATATGGAGATACGGGATGTCTCCATCAAGCGGCCGGGGCAGGAATTTGAGTCCATTGCCTTTCAATACAATAACGCCGACCTCGTCATTTCCCTACAGCCGGGTATTGGCAAAACCGTAGCGCTTGAGGTCAAAGTTGATTACGTGGCCCATCCCATGCGCAATGGGCAGAAAATGGGGATGGTCTTTGTAGATGGGCAGGGTGATGATCCTTCGGTACCTACCCAGGTCTGGACCCTCGGGCAGCCCGAAGACAACCAGTTCTGGTTTCCGGGTTGGGATTACCCCAATGATCGGATGACGTTTGATCTGGCGTTGACTGTGCCGCAGCAATTTTCAACGATAGCAAATGGCGACCTTGTTGAGCAGCGCGCACTGGCTGACAACATGCGACGTGACCGCTGGGTGCTGAACAAACCGCATGTGTCTTACCTTACAGGATTTGCAGCCGGCGAATTTTCTGCCGTCGTAGAAAACTACCAGCGCGCTGATGGCACTTCGGTGCCGCTTGCCTACCTGGTTGAGCCCCAGCATGCAGAAAACGCCAACCTCATTTTTGGCGAAACGCCAGACATGATGCGTTTCTTTGAGCGCAATTTGCAGGTAAAGTATCCGTGGTCCAACTACAAACAAGTTACCGTGCGCGAGTTTACTGCGCGCGGGATGGAAAACACCACCGCCACCATCATGTACGACAAACTGCAGCATGATGCCCGTGCACACCTGGATTATACTGGTCGCGACCTGATAACCCACGAGCTTGCACACCAGTGGTTTGGGAATATGGTGTCGTCTCGCAACTGGGCAAACCTTGCGCTGAATGAAGGGTTTGCCACGTATGCAGAACGCCTGTATATGGAGCATGCAGACGGTCTTGCAGTCGGACAGGCGCATACCATTTGGGATCGTGAAGCCTATTTCGGGCAGGCGCAAACGTTGATGCGGCCCATCATATGGCATGGCTATGGCAATCCTTACGACATGTACGATCGGCATACCTACGAAAAAGCTGCGCTGGTATTACACCAGTTGCGGTATGAGTTGGGTAATGATGTCTGGTGGCGCGGTGTGCGGCAATACTTGACGGCAAATGCGTATAAAGAAGTCACCATCGATGCCTTGCAGCGTGCGATGGAGCAGGCATCTGGAAAAGGACTTGGTGGATTTTTTCAGCAGTGGTACCGCCGGCCAGGACACCCGGTCTTGAATGTGTCACATCGATTTGACGCATCACGTGGTGTCTATGAGATAGATGTTGCGCAGGTGCAGGATAGTGCGCGGGTAGGATTGTTTGCTTTTGATGTTGACATTGAGGTGAACGTGCCGAATGCTGCGCCCTGGGTATCCCGATATCGGGTAGCGACGCAGGATACAACGTTTCGTTTTGCGATTGCCGGCGATATTTCGTTTGTACGGTTTGATCGCGGCGATTGGCTGCCGGCTGAAATTAACGTAAAAAAGAGTATTGTGGAATGGCAGAACCAGGCCCGTTACGACGATGAACCTGCCGGCCGATACGATGCCGTAGTGGCACTGGCCGATCAGCCAGAAAACGCCAATGTGCGCAATGTTTTACTGCACGTACTCCAATCAGATGACGCAGCATTTGTGCGCGAAGCAGCAGCAGCAGCATTGGATATGTACGGTAAAGACGAAGTTGTTCGCCCGTTTCTGCTCAAGGCTGTCACCGGTGACCGCGAGTCTGGTGTGCGCAAGCAGGCCCTCGCAACGCTTGCGCAGACCAACGACGAGCAACTGAAACAAGCCCTTGCCTCCGCAATCAATGACAATTCGTATGTTGTTACAGCAGAAGCGATTCGTATTTATGCGGATGTAGAGCCGCTGCAGGCTGTGCAGGAAATGCGCCCGCTGTTTGATGTCGTCTCGTGGGACAATACCGTCGAAACGGCTATGATTGACGCATATGGCCGCATCAATGCAATTGAGGGAATCCCATACTTGCAGGCCCGGATGGCATCAGAAAATCGTGAAAGCATTCAAATTGCAGCCATTGAGGCGCTTTCCGGAATTGCACAATACAATCCGGATGCACGGGGAAGTATTGCGCAATACATTGTAGGCAAAGTGAACAGCCCAAGTGAACCGGTGCGCTTTGCCATTGTGCAGGCACTTGAGCCAATTTTTGATGACTACGTTGTGACCGCGTTGAACCGCCATTTACAAGGGGAGTCGTCTGGTCGCATTCGCCCGATCATCCAGCGAATGGTGACATCTGGCAACTAG
- a CDS encoding aminotransferase class I/II-fold pyridoxal phosphate-dependent enzyme gives MSTTVSSPDKTAYLSARARLVKPSGIRRFFEIAATMDNVISLGIGEPDFVSPKPIIDAAIGSLHEGKTGYTANSGLKELRDEIAAELSGRYGVNYDPGSEIIVTVGVSEAMMLSMLALLDPGDEILIPEPCFVSYGPTAEFAGARVVYVPTSVENKFQVTAADIESRITDKTKVLFLGYPNNPTGAVLTRENLVEIAEVVEKHNLMVISDEIYDRLVYGEAYEKGHVCLPSIEALRERTILLGGFSKGYAMTGWRIGYACAPKEIAHAIYKLHQYVVMSAPTMGQIGALAALKHTQAAVEEMRQAYDKRRRLIVDGFNAAGLPTFEPEGAFYCFPDIRSTGMTSEEFAQNLLQEHRVAVVPGDAFGPSGAGYVRCSYATAYEKIEEAVHHITKFASKHNA, from the coding sequence ATGTCAACAACTGTATCTTCTCCAGATAAAACAGCATACCTCTCAGCGCGTGCACGGCTCGTGAAACCAAGTGGGATTCGGCGCTTTTTCGAGATAGCCGCAACCATGGACAACGTCATCTCACTGGGCATTGGAGAGCCTGATTTTGTGTCGCCCAAGCCCATCATTGATGCAGCAATTGGATCTTTGCATGAAGGCAAAACGGGCTATACGGCTAATTCAGGGTTGAAAGAGTTGCGCGATGAAATTGCGGCTGAGTTGTCTGGTAGATATGGCGTGAATTACGATCCGGGGAGCGAGATCATTGTAACGGTTGGCGTGAGTGAAGCCATGATGCTTTCTATGCTGGCGTTACTGGATCCAGGTGATGAAATACTCATTCCTGAGCCCTGTTTTGTGTCGTACGGCCCAACTGCAGAGTTTGCCGGCGCCCGCGTTGTTTATGTGCCGACATCCGTAGAAAACAAATTTCAGGTGACAGCGGCAGATATTGAGTCGCGTATCACCGACAAGACAAAAGTGCTCTTCCTCGGCTATCCAAACAACCCAACCGGCGCGGTGTTGACCCGCGAGAACCTTGTTGAAATTGCTGAGGTTGTCGAGAAACACAACCTGATGGTCATCTCAGATGAGATCTATGACCGGCTGGTTTATGGTGAAGCATATGAAAAAGGCCACGTTTGTTTGCCATCCATCGAGGCGTTGCGTGAGCGTACAATTTTGCTCGGCGGGTTCTCTAAAGGCTACGCCATGACAGGCTGGCGCATCGGGTATGCTTGTGCGCCGAAGGAAATTGCCCACGCAATCTACAAACTGCACCAGTATGTGGTAATGAGTGCGCCAACGATGGGACAGATCGGTGCCCTGGCTGCGCTGAAGCACACACAGGCTGCCGTTGAGGAGATGCGCCAGGCGTACGACAAAAGGCGTCGATTGATTGTAGATGGCTTTAATGCGGCAGGATTACCTACATTTGAGCCGGAAGGTGCGTTTTACTGTTTCCCGGATATCCGCTCAACAGGAATGACTTCTGAAGAGTTCGCCCAAAATCTTTTGCAAGAGCATCGCGTGGCCGTTGTGCCGGGAGATGCCTTTGGGCCAAGCGGCGCCGGCTATGTGCGCTGCTCCTATGCAACAGCTTACGAGAAAATCGAAGAAGCTGTGCACCACATCACAAAGTTTGCTTCAAAGCACAACGCTTGA
- a CDS encoding ornithine cyclodeaminase family protein, protein MLTISEKMLTDALQRPALVEALRLGFKDGVSVPDRHHHTIPRSTEDATLLLMPAWRKDGPIGFKMVTVFPSNSAQNLPSIYGTYTLLDGDTGNPLAQMDGRILTLFRTAATSVLAATYLAPKSAKRLLMVGTGALAPHIVATYVEVLGIEEVQLWGRNPQKAEAMAADLSGAGYPVKATSTIEETAPWADVISCATLSPTPLLQGAWLSPGTFVDLIGSYTPTMREADNEVIRRGSIFVDTRPAALTEAGDIMLPIKDGIMTAGDIRADLFELTRDEHPGRQSADEITVFKSSGYALEDLIAAEMAYKAARQYLQNQTS, encoded by the coding sequence GTGCTGACTATCTCCGAAAAAATGCTTACTGATGCCCTGCAGCGCCCTGCCCTTGTTGAGGCGTTGCGCCTCGGCTTCAAGGACGGCGTCTCGGTACCAGACCGCCATCATCACACAATTCCCCGGTCAACAGAAGACGCAACGCTGCTCCTTATGCCGGCCTGGCGCAAAGATGGCCCAATTGGTTTTAAGATGGTTACGGTTTTCCCATCCAACAGTGCACAAAACCTGCCCTCTATTTACGGCACGTACACGCTGCTGGACGGAGACACAGGTAATCCGCTCGCTCAAATGGATGGCCGGATTCTCACCCTGTTCAGAACTGCAGCAACCTCGGTTTTAGCAGCCACGTACCTGGCGCCAAAATCGGCTAAACGGTTGCTCATGGTTGGTACAGGCGCGCTTGCACCTCACATCGTTGCAACCTATGTGGAAGTGCTCGGCATTGAGGAAGTACAGTTATGGGGGCGTAATCCTCAAAAAGCTGAAGCAATGGCCGCCGATTTATCGGGTGCCGGCTACCCGGTTAAAGCAACCAGCACTATAGAAGAGACAGCGCCCTGGGCCGATGTAATATCCTGCGCTACGCTGAGCCCGACGCCGCTACTCCAGGGTGCATGGTTGTCACCCGGTACTTTTGTGGATTTGATCGGCAGCTATACCCCAACCATGCGTGAGGCTGACAACGAGGTCATCAGGCGGGGGTCTATTTTTGTTGATACACGCCCTGCAGCGCTTACAGAAGCAGGCGACATTATGCTGCCGATAAAGGACGGGATAATGACTGCTGGTGACATACGGGCTGACCTGTTTGAATTAACACGGGACGAACACCCGGGCCGGCAATCAGCAGATGAGATCACCGTCTTCAAATCTTCCGGATACGCGCTGGAAGACCTCATTGCTGCTGAAATGGCCTATAAAGCCGCACGCCAGTATTTACAGAACCAGACTTCCTGA
- a CDS encoding FAD-dependent oxidoreductase, protein MHIAVIGGGIMGLSAAFALQEAGHTVTLYEQYTIGHNRASSHDAHRLIRYPYGSMTGYMQMIAPAYAAWDNLWQALGKSLYAPTGTLVLGNCADDWAAASQHALQAFNHPLEDLDQPTLKARYPFLIADATNTAFLQPSGGLLFAQQILIALKTLLAERGVTMLEEAPVTHLDVGKATLGTSHQTYTFDRCIVTAGPWVGTLLPRFSQQVTPSRQVTLFFDPPASDRPLWSTCPMILDIDHDSGFYLVPPRAGTMLKIGDHRFSKTGHPEADLPVQSSEIEAMHRAAARRIPLLAQYPVHRSAVCYYTVADEERFIAHCEGKTWILTGFSGHGFKFGPLIGQRLVQVVDGHTAPSVFTTWVSGNF, encoded by the coding sequence ATGCACATTGCTGTAATTGGTGGCGGTATCATGGGGCTGAGTGCAGCGTTTGCGCTGCAGGAAGCCGGCCATACCGTGACCCTCTATGAGCAATACACCATTGGCCACAACCGCGCGTCCTCCCACGATGCCCATCGACTCATTCGCTATCCATACGGCAGCATGACGGGCTACATGCAGATGATTGCGCCGGCTTATGCCGCCTGGGACAATCTGTGGCAGGCTTTGGGCAAGTCTCTTTACGCACCCACTGGCACCCTTGTACTCGGCAACTGCGCAGACGACTGGGCAGCAGCCTCGCAGCATGCGCTCCAGGCATTCAATCACCCCCTTGAAGATCTCGACCAGCCAACGCTGAAAGCCCGCTACCCTTTCCTCATTGCCGATGCTACAAACACAGCCTTTCTCCAGCCTTCCGGCGGACTGCTGTTTGCACAGCAGATCCTCATCGCCCTTAAAACTTTACTGGCTGAACGCGGCGTCACGATGCTTGAGGAAGCACCCGTTACTCACCTGGACGTAGGCAAAGCTACCCTTGGCACTTCCCATCAAACCTACACATTTGATCGATGCATCGTGACCGCCGGCCCGTGGGTTGGCACCTTGTTACCCCGCTTTAGCCAACAGGTGACACCTTCCCGGCAAGTCACGCTTTTTTTCGATCCGCCGGCATCTGACAGGCCGCTGTGGTCCACTTGTCCGATGATTCTTGATATCGACCACGACTCCGGCTTTTACCTCGTCCCACCACGCGCCGGCACTATGTTGAAAATTGGCGACCATCGGTTTAGTAAAACAGGCCACCCCGAGGCGGACCTGCCCGTACAGTCATCAGAAATTGAAGCAATGCATCGCGCTGCGGCACGCAGAATTCCGTTGCTCGCCCAATACCCTGTGCACCGCAGTGCAGTGTGTTATTACACCGTGGCGGATGAAGAGCGCTTTATTGCCCACTGCGAAGGCAAAACCTGGATATTGACCGGATTCTCCGGCCACGGCTTCAAGTTTGGCCCGCTCATCGGGCAACGGCTTGTCCAGGTTGTCGATGGGCATACCGCACCTTCAGTATTTACCACTTGGGTGTCGGGGAATTTTTAA